Below is a window of Yersinia kristensenii DNA.
AGTTTTGCGGCTTTGCTGCCAATCAGCAAATGGCGCGGCCCCCATAAGTAGTAGCAACAGCAACACGAAAGGCGTCAGTGTTTGATTAAAATAAGGCGCGCCGACAGAGAGCGATCCCAAGTCTAATGCGTTGAAAATCAAAGGATATAAGGTACCAATCAACACAGTGATCGCCGCGATACTGAGTAACACAAGCGCCGCCAGTAGCAAGGTTTCCAAAGAAAATAGAGTGAAATCAGCCGCGTGATGATTACCCCGCACCCGCAGTGCAAATAACATCAAAGAAACCAATGTCACCACGCCAAATAGTGCCAGTAAGGCCTCGCCACGGGCGCTATCAACTGCAAAAGCATGAACTGAGGTCAACACGCCGGAGCGGACGATAAAAGTCCCTAATAAGCAGAGTTGAAATGTCACCAATGACAGTAAAATGCCCCATTGATGATACAAACCGCGCCGCTCACTGATAGCCAGAACATGCAATAATGCGGTGCTGGTCAGCCAGGGTAATAATGACGCATTTTCTACCGGGTCCCAGAACCACCAGCCTCCCCAGCCCAATTCACTGTATGCCCACCACGCGCCAAGTAAAATCCCGATGCTCAATAAACCCCAAGCCGCCAGTACCCATGGGCGGCTGTAACGCGCTATATTTTGGCTACTTTTGCCGTCAAGCAATGTCGCGACCGCAAAAGCAAAACTGATGGCAAAACCGCTATAACCCAGATACAGCAGCGGAGGATGAAATATCAGCGCGAGATCTTGCAGCATCGGGTTCAAATCGCGCCCCTCAACTAATGTGGGGAATAATCGCACAAAGGGGTTAGAGAAAAAGAGGATAAACACACTAAAAGTCACTAGCAGCCAGCCCATCACACCCAATGAGCGGGCGAAGAATCGCAATGGAAAATGGCGGCGAAAGAGTGTCAGCGCGCTGCTCCACAAGCTCAGTGCAAACAAGAGAAACAGCATGGAGCCCTCGTGCCCCCCCCAGATTGCCGCAATCTTATAAAACAGCGGGAGCTGACTATTGGCGTGCTGGGCAACATACAGCACAGAGAAATCGTTGGTGGCAAAGCACCAGCCCAGCGCTAACATCGCCAATGTCATCAATAAGGTGATGCCATAGCTGAGCGACGGCAGCCAGATCAACAAAGGTATTCGCCGCCCATACAACGCCATAAAGGGCACACAACCCAGCAATAGCGCCAGTGACGCCGCTGCTAGCAGTGAAAGCAGCCCTAATTCCCCTGTCATCGCATTTTATCCATCACTTAACCTTACTCATCACACCATTTTTCCATCACACCACAGTCATCTGACCGGCATAAAGAATGAAAAAGCGCAAAACGAATACGCCGAACAAACTTAAACCGGAAACGGTCAGCAGGAATGACACCCGGTGGCGCAGGTTATGGCTACAATAGCGGTTTAGGGC
It encodes the following:
- a CDS encoding heme lyase CcmF/NrfE family subunit, with translation MTGELGLLSLLAAASLALLLGCVPFMALYGRRIPLLIWLPSLSYGITLLMTLAMLALGWCFATNDFSVLYVAQHANSQLPLFYKIAAIWGGHEGSMLFLLFALSLWSSALTLFRRHFPLRFFARSLGVMGWLLVTFSVFILFFSNPFVRLFPTLVEGRDLNPMLQDLALIFHPPLLYLGYSGFAISFAFAVATLLDGKSSQNIARYSRPWVLAAWGLLSIGILLGAWWAYSELGWGGWWFWDPVENASLLPWLTSTALLHVLAISERRGLYHQWGILLSLVTFQLCLLGTFIVRSGVLTSVHAFAVDSARGEALLALFGVVTLVSLMLFALRVRGNHHAADFTLFSLETLLLAALVLLSIAAITVLIGTLYPLIFNALDLGSLSVGAPYFNQTLTPFVLLLLLLMGAAPFADWQQSRKTPRWRLVVPALLAISGALFSSGWFQSQSQWQPGMMPGVTLALWALLAPLFASKIRWRSWLIHGGVAISLLGMLFASYHSVELGSRMSPGRQATLAGYQLTYQQTELLVGPNYTSERAHIMVSQHGQPITMLLPERRHYTAREMLMIEPAIASGPLADFYAVLGDNLSAGEYSVRLYHKPMVSWIWGGALIMVFGGVLTLWRRAKPASDIAEDK